In one Gracilinanus agilis isolate LMUSP501 chromosome 6, AgileGrace, whole genome shotgun sequence genomic region, the following are encoded:
- the OCIAD2 gene encoding OCIA domain-containing protein 2 → MASEPPHDEKEPKTPHLPPDKQSLLFCPKSKVHIHRGEILKIIRECKEESFWKRALPSALVGMLITQGLVHKGYLASNPRFGSLPKVALAGILGFGLGKVSYIGACQNKFHTIEFELRGAGFGPGHNRHCLQTCEDCKIKHELNQKSGSQASAS, encoded by the exons ATGGCTTCAGAGCCTCCTCATGATGAAAAGGAACCTAAAACGCCACACCTACCACCAGACAAACAG AGCCTGCTGTTTTGTCCCAAATCAAAGGTCCACATCCACAGAGGAGAGATCTTAAAGATCATCCGTGAGTGTAAAGAAGAAAGTTTCTGGAAGAGAG CTCTCCCTTCTGCCTTGGTAGGAATGCTTATTACTCAAGGACTTGTCCACAAAG GTTACTTAGCCTCAAACCCAAGGTTTGGATCATTGCCGAAAGTAGCac TTGCTGGTATCTTGGGATTTGGCTTGGGGAAGGTGTCATACATAGGAGCATGCCAAAATAAATTTCACACCATAGAATTCGAACTCCGCGGGGCAGGTTTTGGTCCAGGCCATAACAG GCACTGCCTCCAGACCTGTGAAGATTGCAAGATAAAGCATGAATTGAATCAGAAGAGCGGTTCTCAGGCCTCTGCTTCCTAA